The Prunus dulcis chromosome 3, ALMONDv2, whole genome shotgun sequence genome segment tggttggtggagaatgagagaaggagtcggtggtgctacctccatgagggttgaaaaaatcatcaacccccatagcagcggcgggggtttgaaactagagttagcaattccaagatcgccgctctgataccatgctaaaatatgaaaactatgagagaatatttgtttgtgggaattttctgtgtattattctccttgtaggaggtcatatttataatacaacgaaacctgaatgggcaagtaaataataaattcctaaatctatttgcagtaggaaatcaggaattaaagtaaatcaattacaattataataggaattcttggtgtgtaaggaaagtaaatattcacaagtcacgccaacaaaAATTACCAAATTTATTTCTCTGGAAAAAGCATTGGGAAATAAATTCAGCTCCTTCGCGGCCATTATTGTCTTGAGTCAAAACATGAATTGGAGTGCGAGAATAGAGAAAGCGAGCTATTTTCCAGCTGCCCAAAACACAAGCGTATAAAACTGGAGTCATAGCGCCTGCGTTGGTCATAACACGCTTGGTAACTAAATTCTCGTTCTTTTTGACCATGCTGGCAACTATTGGGGCCATTCCTCTTATCAAAGCATAGAAAAAAGCTGTGAAACCATCGccatcttcaatttccaaGTCCTCTCCTGTCATCAGCTTCAACAACTCTTCCACAATGTGTAACTGCTTCCACTCGATTGCCACGTGAAGAGCTGTCCCACCGCTTGATGAACCTCTATGTGTTGATGAACCTCTATGTGTTAGTGACTCGGGGTGTCGATCAATATATTCCTTTGCAGCATTCCAATCACCAGACTTCAAACTTTCGTACAAAGAACCATGCTTCACATTCACAACGCTctcatcattattattatgccTTCctgtttaaattaaatatatcaaaacatatttcTGTATTACTCAATAATTTCTCCCACATACAGCAACAAATAAACTTGACAagaatataaatgaaaaaaacaccACCCCAGTAATTGCCTAGATACATACtctaaaactaaagagaaaaataatgctACACCATCAATAACAAAATCAAGTATGAGTTCCAGtatgagtatatatatatatatatatatatatatatatatatatatatatatatatatatatatatatatataccttctTCAGGAGACGGCCTTAGCATTTCAGCCAACATATCCCAGGCAGTTGCCATGTTCTATCTGAGGAGCTAAAACTAGCTTGTAAAttcccatatatatatatatatatatatatatatatatatgtgtgtgttaaaacaagcaataaaaagaaaatcaaagaaataaatataacaaataTTAATGTTAAAACAAGCAACACTCACAGATTGAGTTGGGGCAATCTTCAAACATCGAAAGTCTAAACTCCCACTTTGCATGTGCGCATAGACTAGGCAAACAAACTCCCCTTCTGATTTATAGATAACACATAAACAAAGGGAGCTCCAATGGTTGACCAGGAATCTCGTATTCAGTGGCGGATCcattaagtaaatgtctttgtctttttactttcatttattttatattactccatttacttaagtttacaatgtaaataaggaagtaccccccatttggattcaaataaaaatactagaaaatcaaattcccaccaaatcaaaatatgaaaaatcggttttaatgcaaaatacgatttatgctaaaaatgatggctcattaagtcaatatatacttcatactaaaatctcataaaatcaagttttcttatttgatgtgtacggaataaaagccgccaaaaattatcttgagaaaatgattattccgaaaaactatttttcatacttagtcaatattgcacctccGTTAAAAAAATTCTGGGTCCGCCAGTGCTCGTATTATCTACAGTAGTAATAagacaaataattttttattttttatttaaaggaaaataatGACATATagtcattttaaaatttaaattatgaaatgcTAATGTGGATAAAAGTCAAAGCGTTTGCCACAATTATGGAACTTctcaatatttaatttttcacatTGCATTATTGCTGGGAGTTGTATCAATTATTTAACAAGTATTATGTTGAGGCATGAAATATAAAAGTGTTGCGTGCGTCTCGTGCCCATATTCAATTCGAGAAATATATGTTGAGGCAAAAACCCATTGGCGGATTTATGATGAGCAGATTGAATGGCATCCTCACAGTAACAGTCAATGGATTAATATTGTGAATGGTTGGGTTCAAGATCGACGATGGGACTGATTGGTGATGGCGGCATCGTGATGGTGACACTGTATAATAGCAGCGGTGATGGTGTTGATGCGGTGATGAAAGAAGGTGTTGCAGGACTCAGCCtaaattagaaaattaagttgataaaaaataaaaaataaatcaagaaGTTAAAATAGATGAGTTGGCAAGTAACACGGTGTGCCACATCAGTTGGTATTAAAATGTTGGAAAACtagttggtgcccgtagcaTATAAATGAAACGAATCTTAATTATTCTTGAATCTTCCTTCCAGGAATAAATTTCGTGAGATTATTAGGAGGTAAATGTACATCTCAAACAAGGTTATGCTCAAATGTCTTTTTTCGGTTACAATGCTCAACTGCAAGAATTAGAGTACTGCTGAAAAACTCCGCCGATGTCTGATATTTAACCTCCTGAGTTATGAATTGCATGCGGAAGATGAAGCCGCTTTCAATGTACTATAATGTATAGCTTTTGAAATGGTTGATGCTCAGTGGCTTGCAATGCATTCCTACAAGCAGTTTAATgtaaatctctctctctctctctctctctctctctctctctctctctctctctctcaatgatttctattttctgtttcttttcttctaaTGTGTTTCACAATAAAATTTAGAATTTATGAGGCTAAtctctttttctccaaatCACCAACCCTTAATTTGTTGCTTTCAATCTTTTAGGATGTTCTACAAGCAACAAGGACACAACTGGAGAGAGAGCTGTCTTTAGAGATACTCAAAGAATACATGATTTACCAGCTTACAACCTATAGTACCAGTAGCTAGCTTTTTGTGTTTGTACAAAATCCATTAGAATATTACTCGAACTAGGAACATCTTCCAATGTATTAAAACATTTCCGCTATATATAATGGCTGTCCACAAACAGGGGAGGATCTTTCTCATGATTTCAATTGCATCCCCATGCATTCGGGATTTATAATGTGACCAAATTGAAGAGCTCGTAAGAATTGTTAAAAGCATGTGGTGATATTGATACATCGAAACCTTTTCATGTTTGTTAGAGTGAGCAGTGCCTTTGACTGGTTGCTAGACACGCATTGCACCTTTTTTATTGATCTAATCGAGATGACATCGATTTGAGCATCCACAATTATTTGGATTAAAAAGACAACTTAACgatttatgaaaataaataaataaattttcaaaaactgAAGCCAATCACAAATTACTAGCAGTTTCATCGCATCTTAAGATTGTATACATATGCGCCAACAGGTGTAgctcaataaaaaaaattgttgacTTGCATAGTGATGGTTTCAAGTTTAAATCTCTATGACACATTGACAGTGTGTATGAGAAACCCAACCAATCAatgatttctattttttttttttgactatcgcttctattaaaaaaaataaaaaaaaatctattgaTATGTATCTACCAACCAATCAATCCAAGATTTGGATCTagcaattgatttctcatATTATAAATAGTAATTTGTCGGCTGCTTAGTGCTTAGTGTCAATTGATTAGTACCTGCTCCAGCAATTGTGTATAGATTTAACCAAAAAAGTTGGACATTAGTGTGGTATGTTACTATGCATCCCTTCTTTATATAAGCCGTGTTATAGGCTTTATAGCATATGCTCTGTTTGTGAGAACTCTAGAGAATCAAAATGGAAACAACAGAGGCTGAGGCAATGCTTAGAGGTCAAGCAGATATATGGAAGTACATGTTTGGCTTTGCAGATTCCATGGCATTGAAATGTGCTGTGGAGCTACGCATAGCTGATATAATACACTCTCATGCTCCTACTGATCATATGATCACTTTGTCCCAAATAGCCTCACACTTAATAGCACCCTCTCCAGACATCACATGCCTCACACGCATCATGAGACTTCTCGTCCGCCGAAACATCTTCGCCGTTCATCACCCGTCCGAAGGGGGAGAACCCGTCTATGGGTTGACCTACTCGTCACGATGGCTGCTACATGACTCGGAGATGAGCCTAGCTCCAATGATTGTGATGGAGAATCACCCCTCCCTAATGGCGCCATGGCACTATTTCAGCCAATGTGTCAAAGAAGAAGGGCCTTGGGCCTTCAAGAAGGCGCATGGGCTTGAGATTTGGGACTTTGCCTCTGAAAATCCAGGGTTCAACAAATTGTTCAACGATGGCATGGCCTGCACGGCTAGGATTGTGATGAAGGCAATACTCACAGAATATGGACACGGGTTTGATGGGGTGGGGTCCTTGGTGGATGTAGGCGGTGGGACCGGAAGTGCAGTGGCTGATATTGTGCAGGCCTACCCCAACATCAAGGGTTTCAATTTTGATCTGCCACATGTTGTAGCCACAGCACCAGCGTACCATGGAGTGTCACATGTTGGAGGTGACATGTTTGAGGACCATATTCCAAATGCTGATGCTGTTTTCATGAAGGTatgtcatgaaaaaaaaaaaaaggtatgaGAAAGAAGCTAGGGTTTATTGGCTTATTACAACTAACTTTTGATTGAGATTATGCAGTGGATTATGCACGATTGG includes the following:
- the LOC117622269 gene encoding xanthohumol 4-O-methyltransferase-like, producing METTEAEAMLRGQADIWKYMFGFADSMALKCAVELRIADIIHSHAPTDHMITLSQIASHLIAPSPDITCLTRIMRLLVRRNIFAVHHPSEGGEPVYGLTYSSRWLLHDSEMSLAPMIVMENHPSLMAPWHYFSQCVKEEGPWAFKKAHGLEIWDFASENPGFNKLFNDGMACTARIVMKAILTEYGHGFDGVGSLVDVGGGTGSAVADIVQAYPNIKGFNFDLPHVVATAPAYHGVSHVGGDMFEDHIPNADAVFMKWIMHDWNDSDCIKIMKNCRKAIPERGGKIMIVDIVLEPSGDGVLDDTRLVLDLVMIAHASGGKERTENEWEKILKEGGFPRYKIIKIPALLSIIEAYPV